Part of the Desulfolutivibrio sulfoxidireducens genome is shown below.
TGGCGAATTCGCCGTTTTTCTCCATCAATGCGTCAAAGGTGCCCATCTCGTGAATGCGTTTGTCCTTGATGACCAGGATGAGGTCGGCCCGGCGCATCATGGACAGGCGGTGGGCGATGATAAACGTGGTCCGGTTGGCCATGAGCCGTTCCAGGCCCTGCATGATGAGCGATTCGGTCTCGGCGTCAAGGGCGCTGGTGGGCTCGTCGAGGATCAGAAGCGGCGCGTCCTTGAGCAGGGCCCGGGCGATGGCCAGGCGTTGGCGCTGGCCGCCGGACAGGGTGGAGCCGCGTTCGCCGAGTTGGGTGTCGTAGCCCTCGGGCAGGGACATGATGAAGTCGTGGGCGTTGGCCAGCCTGGCGGCCTGGACGACCTCGTCGCGGGTGGCCTTGCGTTTGCCGTAGGCGATGTTTTCGTGGACGGACATGGGGAAGAGCTGGGTTTCCTGGAGCACGATGGCGATATGCTGGCGCAGGCTTTTGAGGGTCACCCGGCGCAGGTCCTGGCCGTCGATGGTGATGGAGCCCTTTTGGGGGTCGTAGAAGCGCAGGAGCAGGCTGACCAGGGAGGTCTTGCCCGCGCCGGTCTGCCCGACCACGGCCACGGTCGAGCCGCCGGGGCAGGCGAAGGAGACGTCGGTGAGCACGGGTTTGTCCGGCTCGTAGCCGAAGGCCACGTTGTCGAAACGGACCTCGCACCGGGACACGGCCAGGGGGGGGGCGCCCGGGTCCTCGTGGACCGAGGCGTCCATGGCCATGACGTCGATGACCCGTTTGGCCTGGGCCAGGGACCCCCGGATGCCGGCCACGGTGGTGCTTAAGCTGCTTAGGGGGGTGTAGAGGGTGGCCAGATAGGAGATAAAAATGAGCAATTCGCCGGTGGACAGGGTGCCGTCGAGCACGTGAAGGACGCCGACGTAGAGGACCAGGGCCGTGCCCGCGGCGGTGATGCCGCCGACGAGCCAGCCGTAGATGGTTTGCAGGGCGTAGAGGGACAGCTTGCGGTCGAAGGAATGCTGGGACTCGGCCACGAAGCGTTTTTTCTCCTCCTCCTCGCGGGCGAAGGCCTGGACCAGGGAGATGGAGGAGAAGATGCGTTCCACGGTGGAATAGACCTGGCTCTCCTTCATGTGGGTCTCGGTGGTCAAATCGCCGATGCGCCGGCTGACCCGGGAGATGGCCAGAAAGAGGAAGGGAATGATGCACACGGCGTAGATGGTCAGTTCCACGTCCATGCGCAGACAGACCACGAACATGCCAAGGAGCATGGCCGAGCTTGTCAGCGTGGTGAACACGCCGTTCATGAGCAGGGTCTGCACGGCGTAGGTGTCGCCCATGATGCGGTAGATGAGGTCGCCTGTGGGCCATTTCTGGTGAAAGAGCAGGGACTGGCGCTGCAGGTGCTGGAAAAGGTCGCAACGCAGGTCCTGGACCATGTCCTGTCCCATGCGGATGGTCAGGTAGTTGTTGAGGAGCTGGACGAAGCCGACCAGGAAGTGGACGGCCAAGAGCAGGCCGACCACGGAGGCCAGTTGCAAGCCCAGGGATATGGTTTCGGGATCGAGCCGCCAGCCCCACAGCTCCAGGGGGGTTCGGCCGATGATCTGGTCCACGGCGAGCTTGAGCGGCCAGGGTTTGAGCAGCTCCATGGCGCTGATCAGGCCCACGAGTCCCAGACACAGGACGAAGGTCAGCCTGTAAGGCCGCAGGTAGGCCAGAAGGCGCAGGAATACGGGCATGTGGGATGAGCCTTGCTGGATCGTTGGCCGGGTTCCGGCCAGGTTTGAAGCGAACAACGCCTGGAACGCGCCGTCGCTGCGACGCGTCCCAGGCGTTACCATGGACCGCCCCTAGGCGGCCAGAACGTTCTCGGTCTTGTCTCCGCTTCCAGGCGCGGGAATCAGGCCGCCAAGCTCCTGCCGGGCCGCGATCTCTTCGACGTCGGCCACGTCTTTGGCCACGACGCGGCGGGAGGGGGCGGCGGCGCGCACGATCAGGCGCTCTTCCACGGGTTCCTCCAGGGAGCCGCCGGGGCCGCGCACCATGAGGTACTGCACGAGCATGGTCACCAGCGAGGCGGCGCGGAAAAGGCCCCACAACATCCATCCGGCGAACAGGGTGGCGGTGGTGGCGGCGGCCATGGCCGCATAGGCGGACAGGGGCAGAAGGCCGATGGCGGCGCCGGCCAGGACGGCCAGCAGCAGCACGGCGCGTCCGGTGGGCAGGATGGACCCGGCCAGGCGCACGAACCGCTTGTGTCCGCCGTGGTTTTCAGCCGTGACCCGAAGCTTCAGGGTGGTAAAGAGGTTGGTCTTGGCCGAAAGGTCCCAGGGCGGCACGGCGGAGATGGAGGAGAAGCCGGTGTCGGTGGTGAAGGGCAGGTGCAGGCCGGTCAGGACGGCCAGGATATGGGACAAAAGCTGTTCGCGCTCCACGCCCTTGTTGTTCCAGAAGAAGCGGTGGAAGGTCAGGCGGTGGGAGAACACACCCACGATCTCGGAGGCCTTGCGCACAAAGCCCACGCGGGGCATCTCGCGCTCGTCGTGGGGCATGTCCTCGGCCAGGGGCACGGGGCACACGCCCTGGGAGGCGCTTTTGCGCAACTGCCACACGGTCTTGTAGCGGGTCCAGCCGCGGCACAGGGGCTGCAGCAGGGTCAACCCGGTGATGATCAGCCGCGAGCCCAGGTTGTCGTGGCGGGCCGGGAGCTTGGCCTTACCGGCCCGGTGGCCGACGAAGGCCAGGGAGGTTATGGCCATGGCCAGTCCGGCGAGCCCGAGCAGGGGCATGAAGGGCGTGGCCACCATGAAGGCCAGGGCCAGGACCATCCATTCCATGGACAGGGGCAGATAGGCCACCAGGCTTCCCTTGGGCTCGTAGAGGGTCTGGAACAGCCCCATGCCGAAGACGCCGTGGTAGATGATGGGCCGGTTGGCCAAAAGGCAGCCGCCGATGTCGCCGTAGATGCGACCGGCCCAGCGGGAGTTGCCGAGCACGTTGAAGCGGTCCTTGTGCTTGGGCAGAAGCAGGGCCTCGGCCCGGCCGTAGCCCTTCTGCTGCTTGATGTAGGCCGAGACGGTGTTTCTGCGGTGGTGCCAGACCATCATGGCCGCGCAGAAGCCGATCAGGTAGCCCTCGTTCTGGAGTCGCCAGCACACGTCCACGTCGTCGCCGGCGGCCCGGTAGGTGGCGTCGAACCCGCTGATCTCCATGAGCTTTTCGCGGCGATAGGCCATGTTGCAGCCCGGGATGTGCTCGGCCACCTCGTCGGTGAGAAGGACGTGGGTGGGCGCGCCCGGGGACACGGCCACGCAGGCCGAGGTGCGGTTGTCCTCGGGCGGGGGCAGGTTGGGACCGCCCACGGCCACGAAGCGCGGGTCCATGAAGGCCCAGGCCATGTACGTCAGCCAGTCCGGGTCCACGTAGCAGTCGGAATCGGTGTAGGCCACGATCTCGCCCCGGGAGGCGTTCATGCCCACGTTGCGGGCCGCGGACAGGCCCAGGTTGGGCTGGTGGATGACGTGGATGTACGGATATTTGGCCGCGTAGCGGTCGGAGATCTCCCCGGTCGTGTCCGTGGAGCCGTCATCGACCACGATGACCTCGAAATTGGGATAGGCCAGCTTCTGGAACGAGGCCAGGCAGCCGTTCATGGTGGACTCGGCGTTGTAGGCGCAAATCACCACGGAGATAAGGGGCGTCTGGGGCGGCAGAAGCGGCAGGCGCTGACGGTAGACCTCGGCCACGGCCTCGTAGGCCGGCTTGGGATTGCGGTGCGCGTCGACCATGCCGAAGGCCCAGTCCTCGATCAGGTGTCCGCCGGTGTACCATTCGTCGGTCCAGGCGAAGACCATGGTGCCGGAGACGCCCAGTTCGAAGGCGGCCCGAAGCTGCCAGGAAAGCGTCTCGGCCACGTGGTCCGCGCCCTGGCGGATGGAGTCCATGCCGAACTCGGACAAAACCAGGGGCAGATCCCCGGCCACGTTCTGCAACCGTTTGACATAGGCCCGGAAGGCCTTTTCCTCGTGCAGGTAGACGTTGACCGACAGGAAATCCAGAAAGGGCAGGCGCAGGTATTCCGTGGACGGATAGTTGGCGTAGGTCACCAGGCCCGTGGGGTCCTGCTCGCGCACGATGGCGGCCAGTTTGGCCAGAAACTTCTCGATCTTTCTGGCCCCGTGCCAGCGCACGATGTGGGCGGGAATCTCGTTGCCGATAAGCCAGGCCAGGATGGCCGGGTGCCCGGCCAGGGGCGAAACGGCCTCACGGATGACCTTCTTGATCTCTTCCTTGACCTCCCACTGGTCCAGAAAGCACAGGTGCTGGGGCCAGGGAATGCCCACCATGACTCGCACGCCCAGGCTCTGGGCCAGGTCCAGGAACCAGCGGGGGGGAACGTAGTACACGCGGATGGTGTTCACCCCGGCGGCGCGCATCATCTCGAAATCGCGGGCCACGCGGTCCCGTTCGGGCAGGGGGTCGCCGTTTTCGTTCTCGGGGAAGGGCCCGTAGGTGACGCCCTTGATGAAAAACTTTTCGTCGCCGGCGAACAGGTAGCGGCCGTGGGTCCGGACGCGTTCCATGGGGGCGGTGGCAAGACCCTCTTCGATCTGGAACATGGAAGTTTCGCTCCTGGTGGCGGGGTCGTTTTCCCCGCTTTTTCGTAAAGTATTCCAGGATGTTTCCTGGACTTGTGATTCCGTTTCCCGGGACGTTGCGGCAAACCCGGCGAGCGCCAATAAGCAATAATCGTGCCGACAAGGGAAGATATGGCCGGGCGCGGCGTTGGGGGAGAACCGCGGCGGGGTCGGGCGGTTCGGACACGAAAATTACCCGTGTCCGGGGATGCCTGGTTACGATTTCGTAACCGGCGCAAAAAAGACGGACATGGCGGGAACCAACGGAACCCCGCGCCGCATGGAAAGCCGTGCCGCGCAAGCAATGGCTGACGCCGCCCGAGGCGTCGGGAGTGGCGCATCCAGGCTCGCCCCGGGAGGCGGAAATGAGGCCATGCCCCAGGGGACGACTCCCGTGGGGCATGGCCGACGATGGGGTGGAAAATCGAACAAGCGCGGATACGGCCGGGGCCGGCATCTCACGCCCTTCCTCAATGTGCTCTGTAACCTTGCCTGGAAGGAGATCGCTCCATGCCGATCCTCTTCGCACAGAACTGTCGGCATCGGGCATTTAATATGCTCGCGACACCCAGCACCAGCCGGACATTGCCACATAAACCGCATGAGGGTATGGTAAAATATTCCCTGGAACGCCTTCCCTGGAGCAGGATATGCGGCATGTGGTCCGGATCGTCAGCCTGGCGTTTGTGATGTTCCTTGTCGCGTTGCCCTGCCTTGGAGCCGGGCCGCATGCGTCGGCCATGCCGGACGATATCCGAGATATCCAGCAATCCGGGGTCTTGAGGATCGGGGTCATCGAGGCCCAGGCGCCCCCCTTCATCTTCGAACAAGACGGACGCCTGACGGGCTTTGACGTGGACTTGGCCCGCCAACTGGCGGTGGCCCTCGGCGTTCGGCCGGAGTTCGTCAGGATTCCCGGAGGCTGGGACGGGCTTGTGGACGCCGTGGCCGCCATGACCGTGGACATCGGCCTGAGTGAGCTGACCAAAAACATGGCCCGCACGCAACGGGCATACTTCAGCCGCCCGTATTTCCTCTCCCATGCCGTCTTCATAGCCAACCGGCTGGCCATGGCCCAAAACCGCATCGACGCCGCCGACCTGGATTCGGTGCAGGCTGTGGCGCGCCATTTCGACGCGCCCGGCCTCCGGATCGCCACCATGGCCCGCTCCGCCCTGGAGCCGCTGGTCCGGGAGCTCTTCCCCAGGGCCGAGATCGTGCCCGCCCCGTCCTCCCAGGCGGCCATCGCCATGGTTTACGAAGGCCAGGCCGACTTGGTCATGGTCGGAGAGGCCGCCTTCGAGATCGCCGTGCATGCCGACCCGGGGCTGCTCTACAAGATCGACCGCCTTGCCCCGAGCCTGGACGATCCGTGCGCCATTGCGGTCAGCCCGGGCAAGCCGGACCTTTTGCGCTTCATCAACGACTATTTGGAAGTCCATCCCTTGCGCCCCAGGGCGACGCTGCGGGAGATCATCGACCGGTACCTGGGACCGACAGATCCGGCTCCAGGGGAGGATGTCCCCGCCGTGGCCGAGCCCGGGCCCCAGGACGAACGCGTGGACATGCACGACATCGCCCTGGTCGTCGGGCTGCATATCCTGGCGCTCGGCGTCCTGTGGGCGACGGTGGTGCGCAGGCCTTCCGCCCAGCACTGGCTCTTGTCGCCCTGGACAGTGCTGGCGGCCATGGGGCTTGGCGGCCTGGCCGGCATGTACCTTCCTTTTCTGGCCGCCTACCTCTCCCGCCCGGCCGGGCTGTACATGGGATTCTGGCGCATGTGCGTCCTGCCGATCATGGTCGCGGCCATCGTCACCAGCACCTACAGGCTGTTGGCCTGCGGCGGCAACGCCAGGCTCCTTAAGCGCCTGCTGGTGTGGACGCCGCTTTTACTGCTCGGCGCGGCGCTCCTTGGCGTCGGCATCGGCATCGTGGGCAGGCCCGGAGCGGATTTTTCAAAGGAGGCGCAGGGACTCCTGGCCTCCATGAACAAGGGGATGCAGACGGCTACGCCCGGCGGCGGCCTGTACGATCAGCTCATGGACATGGTGGACACCATCGTCCCCGACAACCTGCTGGCCCCCATGGTCAACAACGAGAATCTGGCCGTGCTCTTCGTGGCGATATTTTTCGGGGTCGCGGTGGCGGTGGGGAAGAAAAAGGCCAGGACGACCCTGATCGACATCATGGACACCATCCTGGAGTCCTTCACGACCATGATCCGCATGTCCCTCTACCTTTTGCCCTTCGCCCTCTACGCCCTTTCCCTCGATTTCATCGCCTCGACCGGCCTCGAACTCATGCTGGCCATCCTGCGCCTGGTGGTGTGCCTGACCCTGGCGTTTATTCCCGGCGGCCTGCTGAGCCTGGCCTTCCTGCGCATACGGCTTAAGATTCCGCTGGCGGCCATCTGGAGGGATTTCGGGCCGATCTTTCTTTTGTCCTTTTCAACCCGCAGCAGCGTCATCTCCATGCCCATCGGGCTGGAGAGGCTGCAAAACTATCCGCAGATCGACCGGGCGCAGATCACGGCCGCCTATCCCTTCGCCCTTTTGGTGTGCCATTACGCCTACGCGGCGTTTTTCGCCCTGACCCCGGTCTTCGTGGGCCAGGCCTTCGGCGTGTCGTTCACGCCGGGGCAATATATCGCCATCGCCTTTCTGGCGCTTCTGTGCGTGGTGTCGGCCATCGGCACCATCGGCCTGTCCTATGTCCTGCTCCTGGCCATCATCTGCGGCCCCCTGGGATTGCCGCTGGAACCGGCGGTGGTGGTGGGCATGGCCGCGGTCTCCATCGTGGACCCGATCATATCGGGGGTCCAGGCCCTTTTTGGATGCGGGGTGGCGACGTTGGTGGTGGACAAGGCGAATCCGGCATCAGACGCATGCGGCGATACGGAAATGCCTGCCGGATAATGCCCAGCGCCGGGAATGGGCCACCAAAGAGCCCGTCGGAGGCGGCGGGACGACGGCGGTGCGCGGCCAGCGTTCTGGAACTGGTGTCCGGTGTAACGGGGGCAACTCCATCGCCCCCTTCCCTCTTGCCTGTCGTCCCGCCCAGCCGTTCCCCTTGCCTTTTCCCGAAAACACGCCCATGCAATCGGGGTTTTTCGTGCCTGGCCGTGTGCGCCCAACCGTTCACCCCCATTCAGGAATCACCCATGAACGCCTTCACCCTGGTCTTCGCCGCCCTGTGCCTTTTCGCCCTGGGCTACCGTTTCTACGGCCTTTTTATCGCCACCCGCGTGCTGCGGCTCGATCCCGGCCGCCCCACCCCGGCCGTGGCCATGGCCGACGGGGTGGACTACGTAAAGACCGACAGGTTCGTGCTCTTCGGCCACCATTTCGCGGCCATCGCCGCCGCGGGCCCTCTCCTGGGGCCGGTTCTGGCCGCCCAGTACGGCTATCTTCCCGGGGCCTTGTGGATTCTCATCGGCTGCGTGCTGGCCGGGGCGGTGCACGACATGGTGGTGCTCTTCTGCTCCGTGCGCCACAAAGGCCGCGGCCTGGCCCGCATCGCGCGTCTGGAGATCGGCTCGACGGCCGGGGGGGCGGCCTCCGTGGCCGTGCTTTTCATCCTGGTCCTGACCTTGGCGGGATTGAGTCTGGCCGTGGTCGGGGCCATGCACGACAGCCCCTGGGGCACCTTCACGGTGGCGGCCACCATCCCCATCGCCCTTCTCATGGGACTGTACCTGCACGTCTGGCGGCGCGGGGACGTGCGCGGGGCCAGTCTTCTGGGCGCGGCGCTCCTGTTTTTGACCATCCTGGCCGGTCCCTTCGTGGCCGAAAATCCGGATCTGGCCAAGTGGTTCACCTTCTCCCGCAAGGAGCTGTCCATCTTCATTCCGGCCTACGGCCTGGTGGCCTCGATACTTCCGGTCTGGCTGCTGTTGTGTCCGCGCGACTACCTGTCGACGTACCTGAAGATCGGCACCATCGGACTTCTGGCCTTGGGCATCCTGTGGGTGCGCCCGGACCTGTCCATGCCGGCCCTGACACCGTTCATCCACGGCGGCGGCCCGATCATCCCCGGCGCGGTCTATCCCTTCGTGTTCATCACCATCGCCTGCGGCGCCCTGTCCGGGTTTCACGCCATCATCGGCACGGGCACCACGCCGAAAATGATCGGCAGCGAGCGCGACATCCTGTTTGTGGGCTACGGGGCCATGCTGGTGGAGGGGCTGGTGGCGATCATGGCGCTGATTGCGGCCTGCGTGCTGGTCCCGGCGGACTATTTCGCCATCAACGCGGCTCCGGAGGTCTTCGCGAGGATGGGCCTTTCCACGGTCAACCTGGACGGGTTGTCCCGAGCCGTGGGCGAGAACATCCAGGGGCGCACGGGCGGGGCCGTGTCCCTGGCCGTGGGCATGGCCCACATCTTTTCGGCCCTGCCGTTTATGAAGGGCCTTACGGCCTATTGGTACCACTTCGCCATCATGTTCGAGGCCGTGTTCATCCTGACGGCCGTGGACACGGGCACCCGGGTGGGGCGATTCTTCGTGCAGGAGATGCTCGCCCGGGTCTGGCCCCGTTTCGGCCGGGAGAAGTGGTGGCCGGGCATCGCCATAAGCGGCTCGCTCTTCACCCTGGCCTGGGGATATCTGGTCTATACCGGGGACATCGGCACCATCTGGCCCCTTTTCGGCATGTCCAACCAGCTTCTGGCCGCCTGCGGCCTGATCATCGCCACCACCATGCTCATCCGCCTGGACAGGGCCGGATACGCCTGGATGACGGCCGTACCCGGGATTTTCATGGCCGTCACGACCATGGTCGCCGGGTATCAAGGCATCATGGGCAACTACCTGCCCAAGGGCCGATACCTCCTGGCCACCCTTGGTGTGACGGTCATGGTCCTCATGGCGGTGGTCATGGTCATGGCCGTGCGGCGCTGGATGGAGCTTTTGCGGCGGCAGCCGCGTATGGTCGACGAGTATGGCGACACACTCCGGGCCGTCGTGCCGGAGTGACGCGCCACGTGTCGGCCAAACGTCCGGACCGGAGGGGAGCGGAAAAAAAGGGGGGGCGTCCGGGGGCTAGGCCCCGACGCGTCCATTTCGAAATTCGTCGGAAAGATACTCGGTCAACGCCTCCAGCGTGGCCAAAAGCCGCGGCACGAGATCATCCACCACCTTCGCATCCCCGGCGCGAGCCGCCATCTCCACCCGGTAGCATATCTCCCGTAGCGGTTCGGCGTGCATGGTGCCGCACACGCCCTTGAGGGAATGCGCCAGCCGCACAAGCTGTTCCAGATCATGGGCCGCAAAGGCCCGCGCGATCTTCCGGGACCGCTCCGGCGTCTCGGCGATAAAGACAAAAACAACCTCGCGCAGCAGCTCGCGGTCATTCTCAAAACGCGCCAGGGTTTTTTCCAGATCGATCAGGTCATTGGCCACGGGCGGCATGGCTACACTCCCAGCTCAACGAGCCGCATCGACACAATCCGATGAAAAAAGGTACTCCAGCACCATACACGGCGAAACGAACCTATCCGACACGCCCGGTTTGCGCAACGCCCCATGTTTCCGGCAATACGGGGAAAAAGCGTCAGGGAACGTTCCCGCCGCGCCATATTCCCGCATGCGCGGCGCGGCCGTCACGAGCCGGAGGAGGCCACGAGGTCATAGACCTCGGCCACGCTCCAGCCCCGCACCCTGGCCGCCGTGCGTCTGGCCGTCTCCCTGGGACGAAGGCCCGCCCGGGCCTCCTCGGCGGCGATGCGCAGGACCTCCTCGGCCGAACTCGCCTCTCCCCCGCACGCCCCCGGCCCCACCACCACGGTGACTTCGCCCAGGACCTCCGGAGGCGCCGCCGCAAGCTCGGAGAGCCGTCCTCCAAGGAACTCCTCGAAGGTCTTGGTCATCTCCCTGGCGATGACGCATTCCCGCTCGCCAAGGGCGTCCAGGGCCGCCCCGAGGGCCTTGCCCAGACGGGTTTTGCGCTCGAAAAAGACCAGCGTTGCCCCGGTATCGGCGTGTTTGGCGAAGAGGCGGCGGATGTCCGATGTCTTTCGCGGCAAAAATCCCAAGAACGTGAAGGGGTACGGGGGCACCCCGGCGGCGGACAGGGCGGCGGTCACGGCCGACGGCCCCGGGACCGGCGAGACGGCATATCCGGCCTGGCGGCAGGCCCGCACCAGACGGTAGCCGGGATCGGACACAAGGGGCGTCCCGGCGTCGGAGACCAGGGCCAGGGTCAGCCCCTGTGACAAGAGCCCCAGGACCCGGTCCTGGCGGGCCTCCTCGTTATGCTCGTGCAGGCTTGAAAAGCCGCGCGCGGCGATCCCCAGCCGCTTGAGCAAAAGCCCGGTGCGCCTGGTGTCCTCGGCCAGGACCAGATCGGCCCCGGCCAGGATACGCGCGGCCCGGGGCGAGAGGTCGTCCGCATTGCCAAGGGGCGTGGCCACGACGTATAATTTTCCTTTTTTTCCCTCGTCCACGCTCCCCCTCCCCGATCCCCCCATAGCATGGGCCACACGGCCCGTGAAGCAAAACGGGCATGCGGCCCGCGGCCCCGCCCGCCCGGACCGCCTCGTGGCCGCACGGCGCGACGGCCCGGGCGCAAAGGATCACGCGCCCTTCGTCGCCTCCGCCAGCCTGGAGACCATATCCAGGCACATGAGGCGGCTTTCCCGGGAAAAATCCGCGTTGTGCAGGCACATGTGCGCATATCCGGTAAAAGGACGCAGAAACGGTGGGAACCCGGCCCAAAACGACTCCTCGAAAAGGCCCCCGCGTCCCAATATCCCTTCCTTGAACTCCGCTCCCAGCCGCGCCAGCCCCCTTGTGAACGCCTTGGCCAGTTTCGGCGAGGCCAGGGCCAGGCGCTCCCACGCGGCCCTGGCCCGATCCGGGCCGGAGAGGCCGAAAAAATGTCCGAAGGCCTCGGCCCAAAAATCCCCCACAAGGTCCTGAGCCCCGGGCCGATCGCCGGACAGGCCTTCGAGCCGGTACACTCCCCGATCGTCCCGGGCCGTGCGGTACACATCCAAACCCGAAAGCGCGGCCCCAAAAAGCCGCGCACTCTCGCCGCGCACGATGCGCCAGCAGGCGTAGGCCACCCGGGCCGGATCAAACGCCCGACGGCAGGGCATGTCCGGTCGCGAACACTCCCAGCACCCCCGGCAGCTCACCGCGCCGCGAAGCACGTAATGCCCCGGCTGATACGGTCCCGTCTCCCAGGGATTCACCGGCCCCATGGACAGATTGAGCACCCGGCATCCGGTCCAGGCCGCCAGATGCATGGGTCCCGTGTCCGGGGTGACGAACAGGTTGAAGGTCTGGGCCACCCGCGCCAGTTCCGCCAGCCCCAAACGGCCGCACATGTTCAACGCGCCACGGCGGCAACGGGCCATGACCTCCCGGCCAAGCCCCACCTCCGCCGGCCCGCCGAGCAGAACCGGACGCAGCCCCCGCCGGGCCAATTCCCCGGCCAATCGCCCCCAAAAATCCGCATCCGGCCTCTTCTCCGGCTGGCTGGCCCCCAGAAAAAGGGCCACCCGGCCGTTGCCGTCCCCCAGGTGCCGGGGCGCGTCCCAGCGCGTCGCCGCCATATCCCTGGGCCCGATCACGTCCAGGGCGTTTAGGTCCGCCCAATGATACCGGTTGTGGCGGTTGTTGCGCACCACCG
Proteins encoded:
- a CDS encoding ABC transporter ATP-binding protein, which gives rise to MPVFLRLLAYLRPYRLTFVLCLGLVGLISAMELLKPWPLKLAVDQIIGRTPLELWGWRLDPETISLGLQLASVVGLLLAVHFLVGFVQLLNNYLTIRMGQDMVQDLRCDLFQHLQRQSLLFHQKWPTGDLIYRIMGDTYAVQTLLMNGVFTTLTSSAMLLGMFVVCLRMDVELTIYAVCIIPFLFLAISRVSRRIGDLTTETHMKESQVYSTVERIFSSISLVQAFAREEEEKKRFVAESQHSFDRKLSLYALQTIYGWLVGGITAAGTALVLYVGVLHVLDGTLSTGELLIFISYLATLYTPLSSLSTTVAGIRGSLAQAKRVIDVMAMDASVHEDPGAPPLAVSRCEVRFDNVAFGYEPDKPVLTDVSFACPGGSTVAVVGQTGAGKTSLVSLLLRFYDPQKGSITIDGQDLRRVTLKSLRQHIAIVLQETQLFPMSVHENIAYGKRKATRDEVVQAARLANAHDFIMSLPEGYDTQLGERGSTLSGGQRQRLAIARALLKDAPLLILDEPTSALDAETESLIMQGLERLMANRTTFIIAHRLSMMRRADLILVIKDKRIHEMGTFDALMEKNGEFARLHSIQMGTTPVPA
- a CDS encoding glycosyltransferase, coding for MFQIEEGLATAPMERVRTHGRYLFAGDEKFFIKGVTYGPFPENENGDPLPERDRVARDFEMMRAAGVNTIRVYYVPPRWFLDLAQSLGVRVMVGIPWPQHLCFLDQWEVKEEIKKVIREAVSPLAGHPAILAWLIGNEIPAHIVRWHGARKIEKFLAKLAAIVREQDPTGLVTYANYPSTEYLRLPFLDFLSVNVYLHEEKAFRAYVKRLQNVAGDLPLVLSEFGMDSIRQGADHVAETLSWQLRAAFELGVSGTMVFAWTDEWYTGGHLIEDWAFGMVDAHRNPKPAYEAVAEVYRQRLPLLPPQTPLISVVICAYNAESTMNGCLASFQKLAYPNFEVIVVDDGSTDTTGEISDRYAAKYPYIHVIHQPNLGLSAARNVGMNASRGEIVAYTDSDCYVDPDWLTYMAWAFMDPRFVAVGGPNLPPPEDNRTSACVAVSPGAPTHVLLTDEVAEHIPGCNMAYRREKLMEISGFDATYRAAGDDVDVCWRLQNEGYLIGFCAAMMVWHHRRNTVSAYIKQQKGYGRAEALLLPKHKDRFNVLGNSRWAGRIYGDIGGCLLANRPIIYHGVFGMGLFQTLYEPKGSLVAYLPLSMEWMVLALAFMVATPFMPLLGLAGLAMAITSLAFVGHRAGKAKLPARHDNLGSRLIITGLTLLQPLCRGWTRYKTVWQLRKSASQGVCPVPLAEDMPHDEREMPRVGFVRKASEIVGVFSHRLTFHRFFWNNKGVEREQLLSHILAVLTGLHLPFTTDTGFSSISAVPPWDLSAKTNLFTTLKLRVTAENHGGHKRFVRLAGSILPTGRAVLLLAVLAGAAIGLLPLSAYAAMAAATTATLFAGWMLWGLFRAASLVTMLVQYLMVRGPGGSLEEPVEERLIVRAAAPSRRVVAKDVADVEEIAARQELGGLIPAPGSGDKTENVLAA
- a CDS encoding cation:dicarboxylate symporter family transporter; the encoded protein is MRHVVRIVSLAFVMFLVALPCLGAGPHASAMPDDIRDIQQSGVLRIGVIEAQAPPFIFEQDGRLTGFDVDLARQLAVALGVRPEFVRIPGGWDGLVDAVAAMTVDIGLSELTKNMARTQRAYFSRPYFLSHAVFIANRLAMAQNRIDAADLDSVQAVARHFDAPGLRIATMARSALEPLVRELFPRAEIVPAPSSQAAIAMVYEGQADLVMVGEAAFEIAVHADPGLLYKIDRLAPSLDDPCAIAVSPGKPDLLRFINDYLEVHPLRPRATLREIIDRYLGPTDPAPGEDVPAVAEPGPQDERVDMHDIALVVGLHILALGVLWATVVRRPSAQHWLLSPWTVLAAMGLGGLAGMYLPFLAAYLSRPAGLYMGFWRMCVLPIMVAAIVTSTYRLLACGGNARLLKRLLVWTPLLLLGAALLGVGIGIVGRPGADFSKEAQGLLASMNKGMQTATPGGGLYDQLMDMVDTIVPDNLLAPMVNNENLAVLFVAIFFGVAVAVGKKKARTTLIDIMDTILESFTTMIRMSLYLLPFALYALSLDFIASTGLELMLAILRLVVCLTLAFIPGGLLSLAFLRIRLKIPLAAIWRDFGPIFLLSFSTRSSVISMPIGLERLQNYPQIDRAQITAAYPFALLVCHYAYAAFFALTPVFVGQAFGVSFTPGQYIAIAFLALLCVVSAIGTIGLSYVLLLAIICGPLGLPLEPAVVVGMAAVSIVDPIISGVQALFGCGVATLVVDKANPASDACGDTEMPAG
- a CDS encoding carbon starvation protein A; this translates as MNAFTLVFAALCLFALGYRFYGLFIATRVLRLDPGRPTPAVAMADGVDYVKTDRFVLFGHHFAAIAAAGPLLGPVLAAQYGYLPGALWILIGCVLAGAVHDMVVLFCSVRHKGRGLARIARLEIGSTAGGAASVAVLFILVLTLAGLSLAVVGAMHDSPWGTFTVAATIPIALLMGLYLHVWRRGDVRGASLLGAALLFLTILAGPFVAENPDLAKWFTFSRKELSIFIPAYGLVASILPVWLLLCPRDYLSTYLKIGTIGLLALGILWVRPDLSMPALTPFIHGGGPIIPGAVYPFVFITIACGALSGFHAIIGTGTTPKMIGSERDILFVGYGAMLVEGLVAIMALIAACVLVPADYFAINAAPEVFARMGLSTVNLDGLSRAVGENIQGRTGGAVSLAVGMAHIFSALPFMKGLTAYWYHFAIMFEAVFILTAVDTGTRVGRFFVQEMLARVWPRFGREKWWPGIAISGSLFTLAWGYLVYTGDIGTIWPLFGMSNQLLAACGLIIATTMLIRLDRAGYAWMTAVPGIFMAVTTMVAGYQGIMGNYLPKGRYLLATLGVTVMVLMAVVMVMAVRRWMELLRRQPRMVDEYGDTLRAVVPE
- a CDS encoding Hpt domain-containing protein; translated protein: MPPVANDLIDLEKTLARFENDRELLREVVFVFIAETPERSRKIARAFAAHDLEQLVRLAHSLKGVCGTMHAEPLREICYRVEMAARAGDAKVVDDLVPRLLATLEALTEYLSDEFRNGRVGA
- the rsmI gene encoding 16S rRNA (cytidine(1402)-2'-O)-methyltransferase, with protein sequence MDEGKKGKLYVVATPLGNADDLSPRAARILAGADLVLAEDTRRTGLLLKRLGIAARGFSSLHEHNEEARQDRVLGLLSQGLTLALVSDAGTPLVSDPGYRLVRACRQAGYAVSPVPGPSAVTAALSAAGVPPYPFTFLGFLPRKTSDIRRLFAKHADTGATLVFFERKTRLGKALGAALDALGERECVIAREMTKTFEEFLGGRLSELAAAPPEVLGEVTVVVGPGACGGEASSAEEVLRIAAEEARAGLRPRETARRTAARVRGWSVAEVYDLVASSGS